A region of Geobacillus sp. 46C-IIa DNA encodes the following proteins:
- a CDS encoding ABC transporter ATP-binding protein — MLQLKGIYKVFHEGTPDEKIALQNIHLTLQKGDFVTVIGSNGAGKSTLMNMISGVLFPDEGTIWIDGQDVTLMPEYVRSRYIGRVFQDPMAGTAPNMTIEENLAMAYTRNQKRTLCRGVTKKRRDEFRELLSTLHLGLENRLQAKVGLLSGGERQALSLLMATFTEPAILLLDEHTAALDPARAELITSLTKEIVERYRLTTLMVTHHMQQAIDLGNRLIMMDKGQIIFEVDETEKQRLTVEKLLAEFQRIRGEQLVSDRAVLG; from the coding sequence ATGTTGCAGTTAAAAGGGATTTATAAAGTGTTTCACGAGGGAACGCCTGATGAAAAGATCGCGCTCCAAAACATTCATTTAACGCTTCAAAAAGGCGATTTTGTCACTGTGATCGGCAGCAACGGAGCAGGCAAATCGACCTTGATGAATATGATTTCAGGAGTATTGTTTCCTGATGAAGGAACGATTTGGATTGACGGCCAAGATGTCACCCTGATGCCGGAATACGTCCGCTCCCGCTATATCGGAAGGGTGTTTCAAGATCCGATGGCCGGAACGGCGCCAAACATGACGATTGAGGAGAATTTAGCGATGGCGTATACACGCAATCAAAAGCGCACGCTCTGCCGTGGAGTGACGAAAAAACGGCGCGATGAGTTTCGCGAGTTGCTCTCCACCCTTCATCTCGGTTTAGAAAACCGTCTCCAGGCGAAAGTTGGCTTGCTCTCGGGCGGAGAGCGGCAGGCGTTGTCTTTGCTTATGGCGACGTTCACCGAACCTGCCATTTTGCTGCTCGATGAACATACAGCGGCCCTCGATCCGGCTAGGGCGGAGTTGATCACCAGCTTAACAAAAGAGATTGTGGAGCGATATCGATTGACGACCTTGATGGTCACCCATCATATGCAGCAGGCCATCGATTTAGGAAACCGCCTCATCATGATGGATAAAGGGCAGATCATTTTCGAAGTGGATGAGACTGAAAAGCAACGTTTAACGGTAGAAAAGTTGCTCGCGGAATTCCAACGCATTCGCGGGGAACAGCTTGTGAGCGATCGTGCGGTACTAGGCTGA
- the pdhA gene encoding pyruvate dehydrogenase (acetyl-transferring) E1 component subunit alpha, translated as MELDFPMVQVLNEEGAIVQPEYREQITKELTMTMYRHLIRTRMVDRKCVSLQRQGRIGTYVPYEGQEACQVGSALALDDGDWMFPTYRDHGAMMTFGRSLTTTLLYWKGRTEGCVPPEGKKIVPPSVPIATQLPHAAGAACAEKWKGTKNAVIVYFGDGATSEGDFHEGLNFASVFHAPVVFFNQNNQYAISVPISRQMKTKTIAQKAVAYDIPGLRIDGNDVFAVYFKTIEALERARNGGGPTLIEAVTWRYGAHTTSDDPSRYRDQEESKKRRDTTDPIQRVERFMQREGWWDEEWVNQVQEEVNAEIEQAVVEMERYPKADVSDMFDFVFAQPTWTIAEQKEAYLQWKRGMER; from the coding sequence ATGGAACTCGATTTCCCGATGGTGCAAGTATTGAATGAAGAAGGAGCGATCGTGCAGCCTGAATATCGTGAACAAATCACGAAAGAATTGACGATGACGATGTACCGTCATCTGATTCGCACGAGAATGGTTGACCGAAAATGTGTCAGCCTGCAGCGGCAAGGGCGCATCGGGACGTATGTGCCGTACGAAGGACAAGAGGCGTGTCAAGTCGGAAGTGCGCTTGCCCTCGATGATGGCGATTGGATGTTTCCGACCTACCGCGACCATGGGGCGATGATGACGTTCGGCCGTTCGTTAACGACAACTCTTTTATACTGGAAAGGGCGGACGGAAGGATGTGTCCCTCCTGAAGGGAAAAAAATCGTTCCGCCGAGCGTTCCCATTGCCACGCAACTCCCTCATGCAGCGGGGGCGGCGTGCGCCGAAAAATGGAAGGGGACGAAAAATGCGGTGATTGTGTACTTCGGTGACGGAGCAACATCGGAAGGAGATTTCCATGAGGGATTGAATTTCGCAAGCGTTTTCCACGCGCCTGTCGTCTTTTTCAACCAAAACAACCAATATGCGATTTCCGTTCCGATCAGCCGTCAGATGAAGACAAAAACGATCGCCCAAAAAGCGGTGGCGTACGATATTCCTGGCCTTCGCATCGATGGAAATGACGTGTTTGCCGTGTATTTCAAAACCATTGAGGCGCTCGAGCGGGCGAGAAATGGAGGGGGGCCGACGTTAATCGAAGCGGTGACATGGCGTTATGGCGCCCATACGACGTCCGATGACCCGTCCAGATATCGCGATCAGGAGGAAAGCAAGAAGCGGCGCGACACAACCGACCCGATCCAACGAGTCGAGCGTTTCATGCAACGGGAAGGCTGGTGGGATGAAGAATGGGTGAATCAAGTGCAAGAGGAAGTGAACGCCGAAATCGAGCAGGCGGTTGTGGAAATGGAACGTTACCCAAAAGCGGATGTGTCGGACATGTTTGACTTTGTGTTCGCCCAGCCGACATGGACGATTGCCGAGCAGAAAGAAGCGTATCTTCAATGGAAGCGGGGGATGGAAAGATGA
- a CDS encoding alpha-ketoacid dehydrogenase subunit beta, protein MITKVGVKSLTIVQAVNDALRTMLKEREDVILLGEDIGKNGGVFRATDGLLEEFGKERVIDTPLSEAGFTGAAIGMALNGFRPVVEIQFLGFIYPAYEQIMTHAARMRARTRGHFTVPLVIRAPYGAGVRAPEIHSDSTEALFTHMPGIKVVCPASPYDAKGLLIAAIEDPDPVLFLEPMRSYRAFREDVPEGKYTIEIGKGKKLREGDDVTVIAWGAMVPVAMKAAGEAEKKGIYADVLDLRTLYPLDKALIAESVQKTGRTVIVQEAHATGGLANDILAVINDTSFFYQKAPAERVAGFDVPVPFFAYEDDYLPTPARVLHAIEKVMNF, encoded by the coding sequence ATGATCACCAAAGTAGGCGTCAAATCGCTCACCATCGTGCAAGCGGTCAATGATGCGCTTCGTACCATGCTCAAAGAGCGTGAAGATGTCATTCTGCTTGGGGAAGACATCGGGAAAAATGGCGGTGTGTTTCGCGCCACGGACGGCCTGCTTGAAGAATTCGGCAAAGAGAGGGTGATTGACACTCCGTTAAGCGAAGCTGGATTTACGGGTGCAGCGATTGGAATGGCGCTGAACGGATTTCGTCCTGTCGTGGAAATTCAATTTTTAGGTTTTATCTACCCAGCCTATGAACAAATCATGACCCATGCGGCGCGCATGCGTGCGCGGACAAGAGGGCATTTTACCGTGCCCTTGGTCATTCGCGCCCCGTACGGCGCGGGTGTGCGAGCCCCGGAAATTCATTCGGACAGCACGGAAGCGCTGTTTACCCATATGCCAGGCATCAAAGTCGTTTGCCCCGCATCGCCGTATGACGCCAAAGGGTTGCTCATCGCCGCGATTGAAGACCCGGACCCTGTCCTCTTCTTAGAACCGATGCGCAGCTATCGCGCGTTTCGCGAAGACGTTCCGGAAGGAAAATATACGATTGAAATTGGCAAAGGGAAAAAGCTGCGTGAAGGGGACGACGTGACCGTCATTGCGTGGGGGGCCATGGTGCCCGTTGCTATGAAGGCGGCGGGAGAAGCGGAGAAAAAAGGGATTTATGCCGATGTCCTCGACTTGCGTACGCTTTACCCGCTTGACAAGGCCCTCATCGCCGAGTCGGTGCAAAAGACCGGGAGAACCGTGATCGTTCAGGAAGCGCATGCGACGGGTGGATTGGCTAATGACATTCTCGCTGTCATCAACGATACTTCGTTTTTCTATCAAAAAGCGCCGGCCGAACGGGTGGCGGGATTTGACGTTCCAGTGCCGTTTTTCGCTTATGAAGACGATTATTTGCCAACGCCAGCGCGTGTGTTGCATGCCATTGAAAAAGTGATGAACTTCTGA
- a CDS encoding gamma carbonic anhydrase family protein: MLYPYNGKRPNVHKTTFIAPGAYLIGDVTVGPESTIWFNAVLRGDEGPITIGARTSIQDNTTCHLYEGSPLVVEDEVTVGHNVILHGCTIRRRSIIGMGSTILDGAEIGEECIIGANTLIPSGKKIPPRSLVIGSPGKVVRELTDKDLELIQLSIDTYVQKGKEYREQLANHR; the protein is encoded by the coding sequence ATGCTATATCCGTATAACGGAAAACGTCCGAATGTTCACAAAACTACATTCATCGCTCCGGGAGCCTATTTGATCGGAGACGTCACCGTCGGGCCGGAATCGACCATTTGGTTCAATGCTGTTCTGCGCGGCGATGAAGGCCCGATTACGATCGGCGCCCGAACGAGCATTCAAGACAATACAACCTGCCATTTGTATGAAGGATCGCCGCTCGTTGTGGAAGATGAAGTGACGGTAGGGCATAATGTGATTCTTCACGGCTGTACGATCCGCCGACGCTCGATCATCGGCATGGGGTCGACGATTTTGGATGGGGCCGAAATCGGCGAAGAATGCATCATCGGCGCCAACACGTTAATCCCGTCCGGCAAAAAAATTCCGCCCCGCTCGCTCGTCATCGGCTCGCCCGGAAAAGTGGTGCGTGAGCTGACAGATAAAGACCTTGAGCTCATCCAGCTGTCGATTGATACATATGTTCAAAAAGGAAAAGAGTATCGCGAACAGCTGGCTAATCATCGGTAA
- a CDS encoding peptide MFS transporter, with protein MSSIDKQQIAASVPQRGFFGHPRGLFTLFFTEFWERFSYYGMRAILVYYMYYEVSKGGLGLDEHLALAIMSIYGALVYMSGIIGGWLADRVFGTSRAVFYGGILIMAGHIALALPGGATALFVSMALIVLGTGLLKPNVSSIVGDMYKPGDERRDAGFSIFYMGINLGAFLAPLVVGTAGMKYNFHLGFGLAAVGMFLGLVVFVATRKKNLGLAGTYVPNPLAPEEKKKTVAIVATAAVIIAVLLAILIPNGWFTVETFISLVGILGIIIPIIYFVVMYRSPKTTAEERSRVIAYIPLFIASAMFWAIQEQGSTILANYADKRTQLDVAGIHLSPAWFQSLNPLFIIILAPVFAWMWVKLGKRQPTIPQKFALGLLFAGLSFIVILVPGYFSGGELVHPIWLVLSYFIVVLGELCLSPVGLSATTKLAPAAFSAQTMSLWFLSNAAAQAINAQLVRFYTPENETAYFGTIGGAALVLSFILFALAPSIQRLMRGVR; from the coding sequence ATGTCATCCATTGACAAGCAACAAATCGCTGCCAGTGTTCCGCAGCGGGGCTTTTTCGGCCATCCGAGAGGGCTGTTTACGCTCTTTTTTACCGAGTTTTGGGAGCGCTTTTCGTACTACGGCATGCGCGCCATTTTAGTGTACTACATGTATTACGAAGTATCGAAAGGCGGGCTGGGCCTTGATGAACATCTGGCGCTCGCAATTATGTCGATTTATGGGGCGCTTGTGTACATGTCTGGAATCATTGGCGGCTGGCTTGCTGACCGGGTGTTTGGAACTTCACGCGCAGTTTTCTATGGCGGCATTCTCATTATGGCCGGCCATATCGCGTTAGCGTTGCCGGGCGGGGCGACGGCGCTGTTTGTGTCGATGGCACTCATTGTCTTGGGAACGGGGTTGTTGAAACCGAACGTCTCCAGCATTGTCGGCGATATGTACAAGCCTGGCGATGAGCGCCGCGACGCCGGATTTAGCATTTTTTACATGGGGATTAATCTGGGTGCTTTTTTGGCTCCGCTTGTTGTTGGAACGGCTGGGATGAAGTACAACTTCCATCTCGGTTTCGGGCTCGCCGCTGTCGGTATGTTTCTTGGGCTGGTTGTGTTTGTGGCGACAAGAAAGAAAAATCTCGGGTTGGCGGGGACGTATGTACCAAACCCGCTGGCGCCGGAGGAAAAGAAAAAAACGGTTGCGATCGTTGCAACCGCAGCGGTCATCATTGCTGTGCTGCTCGCGATCTTGATTCCGAACGGCTGGTTTACGGTTGAAACGTTTATTTCGCTCGTCGGTATTTTAGGCATCATCATTCCGATCATTTATTTTGTCGTGATGTACCGCAGCCCGAAAACGACGGCCGAAGAGCGGTCGCGCGTCATCGCCTACATTCCGCTGTTTATCGCTTCGGCGATGTTTTGGGCCATCCAGGAACAAGGGTCGACCATTTTGGCAAACTATGCGGATAAACGGACGCAGTTGGATGTCGCCGGCATCCACTTGTCGCCTGCATGGTTCCAGTCGCTGAACCCGCTATTTATCATCATTTTGGCTCCGGTGTTCGCCTGGATGTGGGTAAAGCTCGGCAAACGCCAGCCGACGATCCCGCAAAAATTCGCCCTTGGCCTTTTGTTTGCCGGCCTGTCGTTTATCGTCATCCTCGTGCCGGGCTATTTCAGCGGCGGAGAGCTCGTCCATCCGATTTGGCTTGTGTTGAGCTATTTCATCGTCGTGCTCGGTGAGCTTTGCCTGTCGCCGGTCGGCCTGTCAGCGACGACAAAACTCGCTCCTGCAGCGTTTTCGGCGCAAACGATGAGCCTTTGGTTTTTATCAAACGCCGCGGCGCAAGCGATCAACGCCCAGCTTGTCCGTTTTTACACGCCGGAAAACGAAACGGCGTATTTTGGCACGATTGGCGGGGCGGCGCTCGTCTTAAGCTTCATCTTATTCGCGCTCGCGCCAAGCATCCAGCGGTTGATGAGAGGGGTTCGTTAA
- a CDS encoding ABC transporter ATP-binding protein — MAFLELVEVTKSYDGKKRVVENVSVAIESGEFFVLVGPSGCGKSTILRLIAGLESLTSGYVLIDGQVANDWPPHTRQLSMVFQNYALYPHLTVEQNMRIGLQAQKVPKEEQMRRCMEAAEMLGITDVLQQKPRELSGGQRQRVALGRAIVARTPLCLMDEPLSNLDAKLRAKMRSELRRLQRQLGMTVIYVTHDQTEAMTMADRMMILHAGRPQQVGAPLDIYNHPDNTFVASFIGTPPMNLAEAHVLEHSLLLQNERPIRFMYRPLPKVERVTIGLRPEHIYRAELGEGHVTAKVVHIEWLGNETFVTFELTKHLHWTARWNGQWNIRLGELASFSFDERALLFFDEHGKRIGLPIRREEVRIDG, encoded by the coding sequence ATGGCGTTTCTTGAGCTTGTCGAAGTGACGAAATCGTATGATGGAAAAAAGCGGGTTGTGGAGAATGTGAGTGTGGCGATTGAATCAGGAGAGTTTTTTGTTCTTGTTGGCCCGTCAGGATGCGGCAAAAGCACGATTTTGCGGCTGATTGCCGGCCTTGAATCGCTGACGTCGGGTTACGTATTGATCGACGGGCAGGTAGCGAACGACTGGCCGCCTCACACCCGTCAATTATCCATGGTTTTTCAAAACTATGCGTTATATCCGCATTTAACGGTGGAGCAAAATATGCGAATCGGCTTGCAGGCGCAAAAGGTGCCGAAAGAAGAACAAATGAGGCGCTGCATGGAAGCGGCAGAAATGCTTGGGATAACGGACGTATTGCAACAGAAGCCGCGGGAGCTATCAGGGGGACAGCGCCAGCGTGTCGCCTTAGGGCGAGCGATCGTTGCAAGAACTCCGCTTTGTTTAATGGACGAGCCGCTCTCCAATTTAGATGCGAAACTGCGGGCCAAAATGCGCAGTGAGCTTCGCCGCTTGCAGCGGCAGCTCGGCATGACGGTCATCTATGTCACTCACGATCAAACAGAGGCAATGACGATGGCAGATCGGATGATGATTTTGCATGCCGGACGCCCGCAGCAAGTTGGCGCTCCGCTCGATATTTACAATCATCCAGACAACACGTTTGTCGCTTCATTTATCGGAACGCCGCCAATGAACTTGGCAGAGGCGCACGTACTTGAACATTCGCTGCTATTGCAAAACGAGCGGCCCATTCGTTTTATGTACCGCCCTTTGCCTAAGGTGGAACGGGTGACGATCGGCCTTCGCCCGGAGCATATCTATCGAGCAGAACTAGGCGAGGGGCATGTGACAGCCAAAGTTGTCCATATCGAATGGCTTGGCAATGAGACGTTCGTGACGTTTGAGCTGACGAAGCATCTTCACTGGACGGCACGATGGAACGGACAATGGAACATAAGACTAGGGGAATTGGCATCATTTTCGTTTGATGAGCGAGCGCTGCTCTTTTTCGATGAGCACGGGAAACGAATCGGGCTTCCGATCAGGAGGGAGGAGGTGCGGATTGACGGATGA
- a CDS encoding carbohydrate ABC transporter permease → MNERVSPVFPPSPWPAQAKQAARQTTVKSWLEGMMYLFPSLLLFGIFLFYPLARTLYLSVFHTDYQGKPTEFAGLAHFAALFQDETFWHSVKTTFLFAALTVPATIVISFGLALLVHEKRKGIGIFRTFFASTMGMSVAAASVIWMFMYNPAIGIINRLLSTTGLASVSWLLDPDTALYAVAIATIWMNIGFTFLLLLAGLQNIDPSLYESARIAGFSYWRQLWTVTVPLLSPTLFFVTTVSLIQALQTFGQIDFLTKGGPVDATNVFVYAIYREAFVNYQFGFASAQAIVLFLIIAVITFLQFRFAERKVHYQ, encoded by the coding sequence ATGAATGAACGTGTTTCGCCGGTCTTTCCACCATCGCCATGGCCGGCCCAAGCAAAACAGGCGGCTCGGCAAACAACTGTGAAGTCATGGTTGGAAGGAATGATGTACCTTTTCCCTTCCCTCCTTCTGTTCGGTATATTTTTATTTTATCCGTTAGCTCGAACATTGTACTTAAGTGTGTTTCATACGGACTACCAAGGGAAGCCGACGGAATTTGCTGGGTTAGCGCATTTTGCCGCCTTGTTTCAAGACGAGACGTTTTGGCATAGCGTAAAGACGACGTTTCTATTTGCGGCGCTCACTGTCCCGGCTACAATCGTGATTTCGTTCGGTCTGGCGCTGCTCGTCCATGAAAAGCGGAAAGGAATCGGGATCTTTCGAACGTTTTTCGCTTCTACGATGGGAATGAGCGTGGCCGCCGCTTCTGTCATTTGGATGTTTATGTACAACCCAGCGATTGGGATCATTAACCGCTTGTTGTCTACGACCGGCTTAGCTTCTGTTTCGTGGCTGCTTGATCCCGATACGGCGTTGTATGCGGTGGCGATAGCAACGATATGGATGAATATTGGGTTTACCTTTTTGTTGTTGCTAGCCGGCCTGCAAAACATCGACCCGTCCTTGTACGAAAGCGCGCGCATTGCCGGATTTAGCTATTGGCGCCAATTATGGACGGTGACCGTGCCGCTGCTATCGCCGACATTGTTTTTTGTCACGACTGTCTCGCTCATTCAAGCATTGCAAACGTTCGGACAAATCGACTTTTTAACAAAAGGCGGGCCAGTCGATGCCACGAATGTGTTCGTTTATGCCATTTACCGGGAAGCGTTCGTCAACTACCAGTTCGGTTTCGCGAGTGCCCAGGCGATCGTATTGTTTCTAATCATCGCCGTAATCACGTTTTTGCAGTTTCGGTTTGCTGAGAGGAAGGTGCACTATCAATGA
- a CDS encoding carbohydrate ABC transporter permease: MRTVRTALDYGVLCLCSVLLLFPMVYALLMSFMDGADIFAGHLWPDRWEWVNYEAAFEQAPLGRYLFNSVLVASVITVGRLIVSSLAAFAFVFLRFPGRDLWFYVCIATMLVPWEATVIPNFLTIQQLGWTNDYLGLTVPFWAMAFGIFLLRQQFRQIPHELYEAARLSGIGNFRFFCRVVLPLSKTGLVTLAVYSFLDAWNMYLWPLLVTNDDRVRTVQIGLKQLQTQEIASSWGVVMAAAVVAMLPTLLLLFAGQKQLRKGFMQGAIQ, translated from the coding sequence ATGAGAACGGTGCGGACAGCTTTGGATTATGGAGTGTTATGCTTATGTTCGGTGCTTCTCTTATTTCCGATGGTCTATGCTCTCTTGATGAGTTTCATGGATGGAGCCGATATTTTCGCGGGGCATCTATGGCCTGACCGCTGGGAGTGGGTCAATTATGAAGCGGCTTTTGAACAGGCGCCACTTGGTCGTTATTTGTTCAATAGCGTATTGGTCGCCTCAGTGATTACGGTCGGGCGCCTGATCGTTTCGAGCTTGGCTGCTTTTGCCTTTGTGTTTCTCCGTTTTCCAGGCCGGGATCTATGGTTTTACGTTTGCATTGCAACGATGCTTGTTCCGTGGGAGGCGACTGTCATTCCGAATTTTTTAACGATCCAGCAGCTCGGCTGGACGAACGATTACTTAGGGTTAACCGTGCCGTTTTGGGCGATGGCATTTGGCATCTTTTTATTGCGGCAGCAGTTTCGCCAAATTCCTCATGAGCTGTACGAGGCGGCCCGTCTGTCCGGCATCGGGAATTTCCGCTTTTTTTGCCGCGTCGTGCTTCCGCTTTCGAAAACGGGCTTGGTGACGTTGGCCGTTTATAGTTTCTTAGATGCTTGGAATATGTATTTATGGCCGCTGCTCGTTACGAACGATGACCGCGTCCGCACCGTGCAGATTGGGCTGAAACAGCTACAGACGCAGGAGATTGCGAGCAGCTGGGGTGTCGTCATGGCAGCGGCTGTCGTCGCGATGCTGCCGACATTGCTGCTATTGTTTGCCGGCCAGAAGCAATTGCGCAAAGGGTTTATGCAAGGAGCGATTCAATAG
- a CDS encoding ABC transporter substrate-binding protein: protein MRSVLIVLIALVWLGAGCSSVGSNGGAAGKKTEVVFWHSMSGDLQTVLHDIVADFNQTHSEIEVKPVFQGTYEEALTKWNTVAGTEDAPTIMQTFEVGTKYMIDSGQIVPVQTWIDKDKYDVSQWEKNIVSYYTVDGRIYSMPFNSSTPVLIYNKDAFREAGLDPENPPLTYSELKEAAKKLTKKKGNETVQYGFSILNYGWFFEEMVAVQGGLYVNNDNGRSGDATKAVFNEEEGKRVFELIRDMHRDGTFYNAGQNWDDMRAAFQAGKVAMYLDSSAGVKTVINHSPFDVGVSYLPVPDGVERQGVVIGGASLWMMKGSSEEEQKAAWEFMKYLTTAPVQAEWHVRTGYFAINPAAYKEPLVKDEWKTYPQLKVTVDQLHETKSTPATQGALITVFPESRQHVVKAMERLYEGVDPQEALNKAVEETNQALQQEN from the coding sequence GTGAGAAGCGTTCTGATTGTTTTAATAGCTTTAGTATGGCTTGGAGCAGGATGCTCAAGCGTCGGTTCCAATGGGGGGGCGGCCGGTAAAAAGACGGAAGTCGTGTTTTGGCATTCGATGAGCGGGGACTTGCAGACGGTGTTACATGACATTGTAGCGGATTTTAATCAAACCCATTCGGAGATTGAGGTAAAGCCTGTGTTTCAAGGTACATATGAGGAAGCGCTGACGAAATGGAACACGGTAGCTGGGACGGAAGATGCGCCAACGATCATGCAGACGTTTGAAGTCGGGACGAAATATATGATTGACAGCGGGCAAATTGTTCCCGTGCAAACATGGATCGATAAGGATAAGTATGACGTTTCGCAATGGGAGAAAAACATTGTCAGCTATTATACGGTTGACGGCCGCATTTACTCGATGCCGTTTAACTCCTCAACGCCTGTGTTGATTTACAATAAAGATGCATTTCGCGAGGCCGGGCTCGATCCTGAGAACCCTCCGCTCACCTACAGCGAGCTGAAAGAAGCGGCGAAAAAGCTGACGAAGAAAAAAGGAAACGAAACGGTGCAATATGGGTTTTCGATTTTGAACTATGGCTGGTTTTTTGAAGAGATGGTGGCGGTGCAAGGTGGATTGTATGTGAACAACGATAACGGTCGAAGCGGCGATGCAACAAAAGCGGTGTTTAACGAAGAGGAAGGAAAACGTGTGTTTGAGTTGATCCGCGATATGCACCGAGACGGCACGTTTTATAACGCCGGTCAAAACTGGGATGACATGCGTGCCGCCTTTCAAGCTGGGAAGGTAGCGATGTACTTGGATTCGTCCGCTGGTGTCAAAACAGTGATCAATCATTCACCATTTGATGTAGGCGTCTCCTATTTGCCTGTTCCGGATGGTGTTGAACGCCAAGGCGTCGTCATCGGAGGGGCTTCACTTTGGATGATGAAAGGAAGCAGCGAAGAGGAACAAAAGGCGGCATGGGAGTTCATGAAATACTTGACAACCGCTCCGGTTCAAGCGGAATGGCACGTGCGGACAGGTTATTTTGCCATCAACCCGGCTGCCTATAAGGAGCCGCTTGTCAAAGATGAATGGAAAACATATCCGCAGTTAAAAGTGACCGTTGACCAGCTGCATGAAACAAAATCAACCCCTGCCACCCAAGGGGCGCTAATCACAGTTTTTCCGGAATCGCGGCAACATGTTGTGAAGGCGATGGAACGGTTATATGAAGGGGTTGATCCGCAAGAGGCGCTCAATAAAGCAGTGGAAGAAACGAATCAAGCATTGCAACAGGAGAATTGA
- a CDS encoding CapA family protein codes for MNSVVRGRNAALVFLLSLFLFSCSNPDRGAQEVLAARNGAVKPAAMHPPLPGPADKAAVASASAKQAASNEMRITVSAAGDVTLGRDENYGYAYSFDDEAKRHGLRYFTKYIKPIFENDDFTTVNLETTLTTATRKASKTFRFRGHPSYAKILTYGGIDAVNLANNHTYDYLQKGYQDTIANLKKEKIGYFGRTLRLMKTVKGIQIGALGYEGWSNTSTLRKQIAGDIRTLRNQGADLILVHFHWGIERSYVPNGTQKALGRFAIDSGADLVVGHHPHVVQGIEEYKGKFIVYSLGNFMFGGNKNPSDKDTFVFQQVFSFQNGKRTAKKEIRVIPFRISSVTTRNNYQPVPLTGKEATRVKNKIISLSAKVKKPTWTAYEVK; via the coding sequence ATGAACTCTGTTGTTAGGGGAAGAAACGCAGCACTTGTATTTCTTTTGTCATTATTTTTATTTTCATGCAGTAACCCTGACCGCGGCGCCCAAGAAGTGTTAGCGGCGCGGAACGGGGCGGTGAAGCCGGCAGCTATGCATCCGCCGCTGCCGGGTCCGGCTGACAAAGCGGCGGTGGCGTCAGCCTCTGCCAAACAAGCGGCGTCGAACGAAATGCGCATCACGGTAAGCGCGGCGGGCGATGTGACGCTTGGACGCGACGAAAATTACGGCTATGCGTATTCGTTTGACGATGAAGCGAAGAGGCATGGCTTGCGCTACTTTACGAAATATATTAAGCCGATCTTCGAAAACGACGATTTTACGACCGTCAATTTGGAGACAACGCTGACGACAGCGACGCGCAAGGCAAGCAAAACGTTTCGTTTTCGCGGCCACCCGAGCTATGCGAAAATTTTAACATACGGGGGCATTGATGCCGTGAACTTGGCAAATAATCATACATACGATTATTTGCAAAAAGGGTATCAAGATACGATCGCCAATCTAAAAAAAGAAAAGATCGGTTATTTCGGTCGAACGCTCCGGCTGATGAAAACCGTCAAGGGCATTCAAATTGGAGCGCTCGGCTATGAAGGCTGGAGCAATACAAGCACATTGCGCAAACAAATTGCTGGTGACATTCGCACCTTGCGGAACCAAGGAGCCGATCTCATCCTCGTTCATTTCCATTGGGGAATCGAACGAAGCTATGTGCCAAACGGCACCCAAAAGGCGCTCGGCCGCTTTGCGATTGACAGCGGCGCCGATTTGGTCGTTGGCCATCATCCGCACGTCGTGCAAGGGATTGAAGAGTATAAAGGTAAATTTATTGTCTACAGCCTCGGCAATTTTATGTTTGGTGGAAACAAAAACCCGAGCGACAAAGATACGTTTGTCTTCCAGCAAGTGTTTTCTTTCCAAAACGGCAAGCGGACGGCAAAGAAAGAAATTCGCGTCATCCCGTTCCGTATTTCGTCAGTGACGACACGAAACAACTACCAGCCGGTTCCGCTCACAGGAAAGGAAGCGACTCGGGTGAAAAACAAGATTATTTCGCTGTCGGCAAAAGTGAAAAAACCGACATGGACGGCATACGAAGTGAAGTAA